The DNA region CCATTAAAAAGGGAGAGACTTTAGGTATCGTAGGTGAGTCAGGCTGTGGTAAGTCGACAACTGGTCGTACACTCCTAAAACTCCTAGAAAAAACTGATGGTGAAGTTTACTATAAAGGAAGTGAAATTTTCAGTCTTCCAAAAGAGGAATTAATTAAACTTCGTACTAAAATGCAGATCGTATTCCAAGATCCATATAGCTCCTTAAACCCACGTCTAACCGTTGCTCAAATTGTAGGAGAAGCTTTAGTCGAACATGGATTAGCTAAAAAGGGGAAGGAAGTAAACGATAGGGTTAGTGAAATTATAGAAAAATGTGGTTTAGCACCCTATCATATAAGAAGATATCCACATGAATTTAGTGGAGGTCAAAGACAGCGTATTGGTATAGCGAGGGCATTAGCACTAAATCCAGAATTTATAGTGTGTGACGAACCAGTCTCCGCCCTTGATGTTTCTATACAGTCACAGGTTATAAACTTACTGATGGATCTTCAGGAAGACATGGGACTAACATATTTATTTATTTCTCATGACCTTAGTGTTGTAAAACATATCAGTGACAGAATTGGAGTAATGTATTTAGGTAGCTTAGTGGAGTTAGCACCAAAAGACGAACTATATAAGCAGCCACTACATCCATATACACAGGCACTATTATCTGCTATTCCTATTGCAGATCCAACGATGAAGAGGAATAGAATTATTCTAAAAGGTGATATACCTAGCCCTGCAAATCCACCGAGTGGATGTAGATTCCATACTAGATGTCCCCATGCAATGGAAAGATGTAAAGAAGAGGTTCCTGAGTTTAGAGAGGTAGCTACTAAACATTTTGTAGCTTGTCATTTGGTATAATTTGTATTAATCTAAAACTAGTGTAACGGAGGGGTAGAAATGTTAAAGAAACAATCGCAGCAGAATCCAACAGAATATTGGGAAAATGGTCGAAATGAAAAAATAGAATTTGACTGGACTGATATTTTAGCATTTATTATAGCATTTTTCCAAGTTTTGTTTCCCTACGTTGTAGGAACTGTAGGATCTTTTCTATTAGTAGCTTTTCTTTTAAACCTTTGGATGAAATAATAAAGAAGATTTTTAATAAAAATAAGGAGGAATAACACCTCCTTGTTTTCTTGCATAAAGAAATATTTGGTTATATTATAATAGTAGCATTAAAAATATTGCTGAATAGGAGATGGGTTGTAATGAGAGGGAAAATAATTGAGGAATTAAATATTGGGGATACTGCATGCTTTGAAAAGACAATTACTGAAACAGATGTATACTTATATGCAGGAATTACTGGAGATTTAAATCCAGCTCATATTAATCAAAAAGAAGCAGAAACCAGTATGTTTAAAGGACGAATTGCACATGGAATGTTAAGTGCAGGGCTTATATCAGCAGTTCTTGGAATGTACTTACCAGGACCAGGAACTATTTATCTAGGTCAAGACCTTAAGTTTTTAGCTCCTGTTAGAATTGGAGACACTGTTAAGGCAACAGTAGAAATTATAGAAATAAATAGTGATAAGAAGAGGGTAAAGTTAAAAACTACTTGTACGAATCAGGACGACATAGTTGTATTAGACGGAATTGCTACTGTTATGCCACCAAGAGCAAAAAAATAATAAGTCTTAGGATTTGATGTTGTTATAATTTTAAAATTAAATATAAATATACTTAAAATAATACCTCGTATCCTATTGCAAGGTATTATTTTTTTATATA from Alkaliphilus flagellatus includes:
- a CDS encoding ABC transporter ATP-binding protein, with the translated sequence MAELIKENMDLVVVKNLKKYFPIKGGFLKRTVGHVRAVEDISFTIKKGETLGIVGESGCGKSTTGRTLLKLLEKTDGEVYYKGSEIFSLPKEELIKLRTKMQIVFQDPYSSLNPRLTVAQIVGEALVEHGLAKKGKEVNDRVSEIIEKCGLAPYHIRRYPHEFSGGQRQRIGIARALALNPEFIVCDEPVSALDVSIQSQVINLLMDLQEDMGLTYLFISHDLSVVKHISDRIGVMYLGSLVELAPKDELYKQPLHPYTQALLSAIPIADPTMKRNRIILKGDIPSPANPPSGCRFHTRCPHAMERCKEEVPEFREVATKHFVACHLV
- a CDS encoding MaoC family dehydratase, coding for MRGKIIEELNIGDTACFEKTITETDVYLYAGITGDLNPAHINQKEAETSMFKGRIAHGMLSAGLISAVLGMYLPGPGTIYLGQDLKFLAPVRIGDTVKATVEIIEINSDKKRVKLKTTCTNQDDIVVLDGIATVMPPRAKK